In Streptomyces sp. NBC_00704, a genomic segment contains:
- a CDS encoding TerB family tellurite resistance protein has product MLPERGRDGRVTRLAHIMGTRTAWTPVGDGEFFCPGCGGDRNYLRLTGQRRFTVLGVPLVPRGGTGPVVECAACRRHFGTDVLDHPTTVRFSAMLRDAVHTVALAVLSAGACSRTSLETAAGAVRAAGFTDCTEEQLSALVDALASDTGRNYGPSYGPGLAIELHEALDPLAAHLAPAGRESILLQGARIALADGPYTPAEREALTTVGAALTICADDVTRLLAAAGTPS; this is encoded by the coding sequence GTGCTGCCAGAACGGGGACGAGACGGCCGTGTCACCCGGCTTGCCCACATCATGGGCACCCGCACCGCGTGGACGCCCGTCGGCGACGGCGAGTTCTTCTGCCCGGGCTGCGGCGGCGACCGCAACTACCTGCGGCTGACCGGACAGCGCCGCTTCACCGTCCTCGGCGTGCCGCTCGTGCCGCGCGGCGGGACCGGCCCGGTCGTCGAGTGCGCCGCCTGCCGCCGACACTTCGGCACCGACGTCCTCGACCACCCCACCACCGTGCGCTTCTCGGCGATGCTGCGCGACGCCGTCCACACGGTCGCCCTCGCGGTCCTCTCCGCCGGCGCCTGCTCCCGCACCTCCCTGGAGACCGCCGCGGGCGCGGTGCGCGCGGCCGGCTTCACCGACTGCACCGAGGAACAGCTCTCCGCACTCGTCGACGCCCTCGCCTCCGACACCGGCCGCAACTACGGCCCCTCCTACGGCCCCGGTCTCGCCATAGAGCTGCACGAGGCCCTCGACCCGCTCGCCGCCCACCTCGCCCCGGCCGGCCGCGAATCGATCCTCCTGCAAGGCGCCCGCATCGCCCTGGCCGACGGCCCCTACACCCCGGCCGAACGCGAGGCCCTCACCACCGTGGGCGCGGCCCTGACGATCTGCGCGGACGACGTGACCCGCCTCCTCGCCGCCGCCGGAACACCCTCCTGA
- a CDS encoding MMPL family transporter — MGAGKRKSIPWLMLVLWVGVLALASPFAAKLGDVQHDRVTDYLPASADSTRAAELQEQLPGGESTELVVVYHRDGGLTAADRATARTQIARVAGAHALTGTPRAVPSADGATLMYPLATNEPGTDETKRDALVDDVRRTARGEGALTVEVGGTGALATDAGKVYESLGGPLLYTTVAVVALLLILIYRSPVLWLVPLVVAGVADFLSMAVAYGLHQAFGTSVSGQSSGIMTILVFGAGTDYALLLVSRYREELRRVERPLDAMLAALRGCGPAVLASSGTVAAGLLCLLAADLNSSRGMGPLGTAGVLCALAAMLTLLPAVLVLLGRRVFWPLVPAHGSTPAQRRSLFSAMGASAGRRPRTVLTAGAVLLGALALGALNLPGALRQQDAFVDRPDSVSAMATLAEAFPRQSAQPIDVLTPADRAGATLAAVRATHGVADARTGRTGAGWTEIEVTADAPPQSAAETATVRALRERLPGSYVGGPSAQQLDLADTDARDRLVVVPIVLASVLLILIALLRSLVAPLMLVAAVVAVWGAALGLGGLVFGPVLGFEGTDPGLGLLSFVFLVALGVDYGIFLMHRMREESVRGAEPVAAALTALRTTGGVIASAGLVLAATFAVLTNMGLVQLVELGFVIAVGVLLDTFLVRTYLVTSASVALGRRVWWPGPLARAPQPGPQTGDRARQPV, encoded by the coding sequence ATGGGGGCCGGGAAAAGGAAGAGCATCCCCTGGTTGATGCTCGTGCTGTGGGTGGGCGTGCTCGCGCTCGCCTCGCCGTTCGCCGCGAAACTGGGCGACGTCCAGCACGACCGCGTCACCGACTACCTGCCGGCGAGCGCCGACTCGACCAGGGCAGCCGAACTCCAGGAACAACTGCCCGGCGGCGAGAGCACCGAGCTGGTGGTCGTCTACCACCGCGACGGCGGCCTCACCGCCGCCGACCGCGCCACGGCCCGCACACAGATCGCCCGCGTCGCCGGCGCCCACGCCCTCACCGGGACCCCGCGCGCCGTCCCCTCCGCCGACGGCGCCACCCTCATGTACCCCCTCGCCACCAACGAGCCCGGAACCGACGAGACGAAACGCGACGCGCTCGTCGACGACGTCCGCCGGACCGCCCGCGGCGAGGGCGCGCTGACCGTCGAGGTGGGCGGCACCGGGGCGCTGGCCACCGACGCGGGCAAGGTCTACGAGTCCCTCGGCGGCCCCCTGCTCTACACCACCGTCGCCGTCGTCGCCCTCCTGCTGATCCTCATCTACCGCAGCCCCGTGCTGTGGCTCGTGCCGCTCGTCGTGGCCGGCGTCGCCGACTTCCTGTCCATGGCCGTCGCCTACGGCCTCCACCAGGCCTTCGGCACCTCGGTGTCCGGACAGAGCTCGGGCATCATGACCATCCTCGTCTTCGGCGCCGGCACCGACTACGCCCTGCTGCTCGTCTCCCGCTACCGGGAGGAGCTGCGGCGCGTCGAACGGCCCCTCGACGCCATGCTGGCCGCGCTGCGCGGCTGCGGACCCGCCGTGCTGGCCTCCTCCGGAACCGTCGCCGCCGGACTGCTGTGCCTGCTCGCCGCCGACCTCAACTCCAGCCGGGGCATGGGACCGCTGGGCACGGCCGGGGTGCTGTGCGCGCTGGCGGCGATGCTGACGCTGCTGCCCGCCGTCCTCGTCCTCCTGGGCCGCCGGGTGTTCTGGCCGCTGGTGCCCGCCCACGGCAGCACACCCGCGCAACGCCGGTCGCTGTTCTCCGCGATGGGCGCCTCCGCCGGACGCCGGCCGCGGACCGTCCTGACCGCCGGCGCCGTCCTGCTCGGCGCGCTCGCCCTGGGCGCGCTCAACCTGCCCGGCGCGCTCAGACAACAGGACGCCTTCGTCGACCGGCCCGACTCCGTCTCCGCCATGGCGACCCTCGCCGAGGCCTTCCCCCGGCAGTCCGCCCAGCCCATCGACGTCCTGACCCCGGCCGACCGGGCCGGCGCCACCCTCGCCGCGGTCCGCGCCACCCACGGCGTCGCCGACGCCCGCACCGGCCGCACCGGCGCCGGCTGGACCGAGATCGAGGTGACCGCCGACGCGCCGCCGCAGTCCGCGGCCGAGACGGCGACCGTCCGCGCGCTGCGCGAACGGCTCCCCGGCTCCTACGTCGGCGGCCCCAGCGCCCAGCAGCTCGACCTGGCCGACACCGACGCCCGCGACCGGCTCGTCGTCGTCCCGATCGTCCTCGCCTCCGTCCTGCTGATCCTGATCGCGCTGCTGCGCTCGCTCGTGGCGCCGCTGATGCTGGTCGCCGCCGTGGTCGCCGTGTGGGGCGCGGCGCTCGGCCTCGGCGGGCTCGTCTTCGGCCCGGTCCTCGGCTTCGAGGGCACGGACCCCGGACTCGGACTGCTGTCCTTCGTGTTCCTGGTGGCCCTCGGCGTCGACTACGGCATCTTCCTCATGCACCGGATGCGCGAGGAGTCGGTGCGCGGCGCCGAACCCGTCGCCGCCGCGCTGACCGCGCTGCGCACGACCGGCGGGGTCATCGCCTCCGCCGGTCTCGTCCTGGCCGCGACCTTCGCCGTCCTGACGAACATGGGACTGGTCCAGCTCGTCGAACTGGGCTTCGTCATCGCGGTGGGCGTGCTGCTGGACACCTTCCTCGTCCGCACCTACCTGGTGACCAGCGCGAGCGTGGCGCTGGGCCGGCGGGTGTGGTGGCCGGGCCCGCTGGCCCGCGCGCCGCAGCCCGGACCGCAGACCGGCGACCGTGCGCGCCAGCCCGTCTGA